From a region of the Malania oleifera isolate guangnan ecotype guangnan chromosome 12, ASM2987363v1, whole genome shotgun sequence genome:
- the LOC131144126 gene encoding uncharacterized protein LOC131144126: MSPTSNSPSLFSLALFLVFGACPILAEKPHIINFRSPNLYPEGITWDPSDQHFLVGSLHHRSILAVSDAGIVETFIADHALPVNASILGLAVDSTHRRLLAVVHAAEPLPQFDALAAYDLRTRRRLFLAHLPPSDPAHRPVANDVAVDFLGNAYVTNSEGNFIWKVDVEGEPSIFSRSTVFSAYPVERDAPYSACGLNGIAYISKGYLLVVQSNTGKMFKVSEDGTARMVPLTEDLPLADGIAVRGDGVVVVVSPHTAWFLKSDDSWGQGVVYDKTALDVPRFPTSVAMRGRERAYVLYGHVEEGIMGNSEREWFGIEEMGSEKESGEEHVWAFLMLGLAFAYFLFWRFQMGRLANNMNKKTD; encoded by the coding sequence ATGTCTCCCACCTCCAATTCACCATCCCTATTTTCTCTTGCCCTCTTCCTCGTCTTCGGGGCCTGCCCAATTCTCGCCGAAAAACCCCACATCATCAACTTCCGGTCGCCCAACCTCTACCCAGAAGGCATAACCTGGGATCCCTCTGACCAGCACTTCCTCGTCGGCTCTCTCCACCACCGCTCCATCTTGGCCGTCTCCGACGCCGGCATCGTCGAAACCTTCATCGCCGACCACGCCCTCCCCGTCAACGCCAGCATCCTCGGCCTCGCCGTCGACTCCACCCACCGCCGCCTGCTCGCCGTCGTCCACGCCGCCGAACCCCTCCCCCAATTCGACGCCCTCGCCGCCTACGACCTCCGCACGCGCCGCCGCCTCTTCCTCGCCCACCTACCCCCTTCCGACCCTGCCCACCGCCCAGTCGCCAACGACGTCGCCGTGGACTTCCTCGGTAACGCGTACGTCACCAACTCCGAGGGCAACTTCATCTGGAAAGTCGACGTCGAGGGCGAGCCCTCGATCTTCTCCAGATCTACGGTCTTCTCGGCCTACCCCGTGGAACGCGACGCGCCCTACAGCGCGTGCGGGCTCAACGGGATTGCTTACATCAGCAAGGGTTACCTCCTCGTGGTCCAATCAAACACCGGGAAAATGTTCAAAGTCAGCGAAGACGGAACGGCGAGGATGGTTCCGTTGACAGAGGACTTGCCGTTGGCAGACGGGATCGCGGTCAGGGGCGACGGCGTAGTGGTGGTGGTGTCGCCGCACACGGCGTGGTTCTTGAAGAGCGACGACAGTTGGGGACAGGGGGTGGTGTATGACAAAACTGCCCTCGATGTCCCGAGGTTCCCCACGTCGGTGGCGATGAGAGGGAGGGAAAGGGCGTACGTGTTATATGGGCACGTGGAGGAGGGTATTATGGGAAATTCGGAGAGGGAGTGGTTTGGGATAGAGGAGATGGGGTCGGAGAAGGAAAGTGGAGAGGAGCATGTTTGGGCGTTTCTGATGTTGGGGTTGGCTTTTGCTTACTTCTTGTTTTGGAGATTTCAGATGGGGCGGCTTGCTAACAACATGAATAAGAAAACAGATTAG